The Rhodothermus marinus DSM 4252 DNA segment GTGCTGGGCGGCCTGGACCGGGCCATTGCCATTGCCGCCGAAAAAGCCGGCCTGGCGCCGGGCACCTATCGGATTCGCGTGCTGCCGCGTCCCCGGATGTTTGCCGAGCGCCTGGCCGAGCAGCTGGAAGCCAGGGCCGTGCAGACCTGGCGCAACCTGACCGCCTCGCCGGCCACCCGGATGCTGGAGGCCTACCGGCCCGCGCTGGACCGGCTCCGGCTGCTGCACGGTACGCCGCTGGCCCGCATGTGGCCCGAGGTGTCGGTGCGCTAACCTGCTTCGCAACAAAAAGCGGGGCGACCGGCCGTCCGGTCGCCCCGCTTTCTTTTCGCCGATCGCCTCTCACGGGAAAATGCCCAGCTCCAGATACGACTGGGCCACCTTGTTGATCGCGTCGATGAAGGCGGCCGTGCGAAGGTCTACGCCGTGCTCGCGCCGGATGGCCAGGATCTCCTGATAGGCGTTGATCATGGTCTCCTCCAGACCGGAGTTGACCAGATCTTCCTCGTCGGCTCCGTGCGCCACCTCCTGCACGAGCTCCACCGGCACTTTCTTGCCGGTCAGGTCCTCGATGACTTCCAGGATGCGGCTGAAGGTGCGTTCCTCGAAGCGCTTGCTGAGCCGCCCGAACCGTACGTGATACAGATTGCGCAGCCACTCGAAGTAGGAGACCGTTACGCCGCCGGCATTGAGGTACACGTCCGGAATGATCAGCACGCCCTTCTTGAGCAGAATCTCCTCGGCCTCGATGGTTACCGGACCGTTGGCCGCCTCGGCGATGATCTTAGCCTGGATGTGCGGGGCATTTTCCACCGTAATCTGATTTTCCAGCGCGGCCGGCACGAGAATGTCGCAGGGCAGCTCCAGCGCATCCTGAGAACGCTCCAGGTTTTTGGCGCCCGGGAAGTTCAGAATCGAGCCGGTGCGCCGCCGGTGCTCCATGACGGCTTCCAGATCGAGGCCGTCCGGATTGTAGATCGCCCCTTCGATTTCGGCCAGGCCCACCAGCACGGCCCCGCCTTCCTGCAGGAATTTGGCCGCGTGGTAGCCCACGTTACCCAGTCCCTGCACGACCACCGTCTTGCCGCCCAGGCCGGTCTGGAGCCCCAGCGCTTTCATGTCCTCTTCCACGCTGCAGGCCTCCCGCACGCCGAAGAATACGCCGCGACCGGTGGCCTCCTTGCGACCGCGCACACCGCCCTGTCCGACCGGCTTGCCGGTCACACAGGCCAGCGCTTCGAGCGGATTGGAAGAGAACGAATTGTACGTATCCAGAATCCAGGCCATCTCGCGGGGGCCGGTCCCGTAGTCCGGCGCGGGCACATCCACGCCGGGACCGATGAAGTTCTTTTTGAGCAATTCGTAGGTATAGCGGCGGGTGATCCGCTCCAGTTCGGCCTCGCTGTACTTAC contains these protein-coding regions:
- a CDS encoding Glu/Leu/Phe/Val family dehydrogenase — translated: MQLTEAPVEERTYSFWEQVNRMFDRAAAHTKHPKGLLDQIKACNSVYRMEFPVKRDDGSIEVVRAYRAEHSHHKLPTKGGIRYAPNVTEDEVMALAALMTYKCAIVDVPFGGAKGGVKIDRRKYSEAELERITRRYTYELLKKNFIGPGVDVPAPDYGTGPREMAWILDTYNSFSSNPLEALACVTGKPVGQGGVRGRKEATGRGVFFGVREACSVEEDMKALGLQTGLGGKTVVVQGLGNVGYHAAKFLQEGGAVLVGLAEIEGAIYNPDGLDLEAVMEHRRRTGSILNFPGAKNLERSQDALELPCDILVPAALENQITVENAPHIQAKIIAEAANGPVTIEAEEILLKKGVLIIPDVYLNAGGVTVSYFEWLRNLYHVRFGRLSKRFEERTFSRILEVIEDLTGKKVPVELVQEVAHGADEEDLVNSGLEETMINAYQEILAIRREHGVDLRTAAFIDAINKVAQSYLELGIFP